One genomic window of Micrococcus flavus includes the following:
- a CDS encoding helix-turn-helix domain-containing protein, whose amino-acid sequence MTEPLKKVLGAQVRDLRRARRLSQEGLAEELGVSTRYLAGIERGERNLTLDSVDALAEQLGVEARSLIVRR is encoded by the coding sequence GTGACAGAACCGCTGAAGAAGGTGCTCGGAGCGCAGGTGCGCGATCTGCGCCGTGCGCGCCGTCTGTCGCAGGAGGGTCTCGCCGAGGAGCTCGGCGTCTCGACTCGGTACCTTGCCGGCATCGAGCGGGGGGAGCGGAACCTCACTCTGGACTCCGTCGACGCCCTCGCCGAGCAACTCGGCGTCGAAGCGCGTTCACTGATCGTCCGTCGTTGA
- a CDS encoding ISL3 family transposase, whose amino-acid sequence MSHAICAPACALFDLPDVHVRAVERGPRSFTVVVETSPTLVGCPSCGVLATGHGRREVVLHDLPCAGVPVRVVWRKRIFRCREDACEVVTFSEVHELAAPRAKLTTRAIAWAVTQLRCHDIAVSALAEMLGVAWNTVWDAITPVIEAQLAAEDRLAGVDALGVDEHVWRHVGPPGTGLVTGIVDHSRGEDGRPRARLLDLVKGRTGAAYGDWLTEQGPAFTSGIRTATLDPFHGYANAIRDELPEAITVLDAFHVVKLGGQVVDEVRRRVQQDTLGHRGRAGDPLYGIRRTLQIGAEHLTAKQITRLNTKLEAGDPHHEVTLAWHCYQKLRAVYHARPETGRRLVAEILAAFPSCPIPEIARLGRTLRRWKAAILAYFDTAGASNGPTEAVNGVIETMRRVARGFRNFDNYRLRALLAAGGHRPWRKTPTHAHL is encoded by the coding sequence GCCCGACGTCCATGTCAGGGCCGTGGAACGCGGACCACGCTCGTTCACCGTGGTGGTGGAGACTTCTCCGACGCTGGTGGGGTGCCCGTCCTGCGGGGTGCTCGCCACCGGCCACGGCCGCCGGGAGGTCGTGCTCCACGATCTGCCCTGCGCTGGGGTGCCCGTGCGGGTGGTGTGGCGCAAGCGGATCTTCAGGTGCCGGGAGGACGCCTGCGAGGTCGTGACGTTCAGTGAGGTCCACGAGCTGGCCGCGCCGCGGGCCAAGCTCACCACCCGCGCGATTGCTTGGGCGGTGACGCAGCTGCGCTGCCATGACATCGCGGTCTCCGCCCTGGCCGAGATGCTCGGGGTCGCCTGGAACACCGTCTGGGACGCCATCACTCCAGTCATCGAGGCCCAGCTGGCCGCGGAGGATCGGCTGGCCGGGGTGGACGCCCTGGGCGTGGACGAGCACGTCTGGCGCCACGTGGGCCCACCCGGCACTGGGCTGGTCACCGGGATCGTGGACCACTCCCGCGGCGAGGACGGCCGGCCCCGGGCACGACTGCTGGACCTGGTCAAGGGGCGCACGGGGGCGGCCTACGGCGACTGGCTCACCGAGCAGGGGCCGGCGTTCACGAGCGGGATCCGCACGGCGACGCTGGATCCGTTCCACGGTTACGCCAACGCCATCCGCGACGAACTCCCGGAGGCGATCACCGTTCTCGACGCCTTCCATGTGGTCAAGCTCGGCGGGCAGGTCGTGGACGAGGTGCGTCGTCGGGTGCAGCAGGACACTCTGGGCCACCGGGGCCGGGCCGGGGACCCGCTCTACGGGATCCGCCGCACCCTGCAGATCGGCGCCGAGCACCTCACCGCCAAACAGATCACCCGGCTCAACACCAAGCTCGAGGCCGGGGACCCGCACCACGAGGTCACCCTTGCCTGGCATTGCTACCAGAAGCTGCGCGCGGTCTACCACGCCCGCCCCGAGACCGGCCGCCGGCTGGTCGCCGAGATCCTTGCCGCCTTCCCGTCCTGCCCGATCCCGGAGATCGCCCGGCTCGGGCGGACCTTACGCCGGTGGAAGGCCGCGATCCTGGCCTACTTCGACACCGCCGGGGCCTCGAACGGGCCCACCGAGGCCGTGAACGGGGTCATCGAGACGATGCGCCGGGTCGCCCGCGGCTTCCGGAACTTCGACAACTACCGCCTACGCGCCCTGCTCGCCGCCGGCGGACACCGGCCGTGGCGCAAGACCCCTACCCATGCTCATCTGTGA
- a CDS encoding transposase, protein MPDSQQIPDGSSTTLPRVLHTPRSRALLSESWAQAAEAKRMERAGDDLQLTYEAYAAGEPCRACGRALLGEPALGTDEESLALIDADNAEFRAEHTACNMGVWRLENNRVEHCHLCCPFPPLSPTQRDELRQLLYPPLLHIDRSATWRVGLTCQHVETLVGHSPRYVEPTVQCTECAVIRGVVKAVRIDDQAKAGDGGSDIEGLQPDYQRLTDEQWSWIKHIVHTEEGTRRGRPRTDIRTIVDAALYKTRTGISWRELPAEFGSWQTALRRHNQLIPSSQWDEITRTLEERDLPQ, encoded by the coding sequence ATGCCCGATTCGCAGCAGATCCCCGACGGGAGCTCGACAACTCTCCCCCGCGTCCTGCACACACCGCGTAGCCGCGCGTTGCTCTCGGAATCGTGGGCCCAAGCAGCGGAGGCAAAGCGGATGGAGCGGGCAGGCGACGACCTGCAGCTGACGTACGAAGCCTATGCAGCGGGCGAACCATGTCGCGCGTGTGGGCGTGCCCTTCTCGGTGAGCCAGCCCTGGGAACTGATGAAGAGAGCCTTGCGCTGATCGATGCCGACAACGCCGAGTTCCGAGCCGAGCACACGGCATGCAACATGGGGGTTTGGCGTCTCGAGAACAACAGGGTGGAGCACTGCCATCTGTGCTGCCCGTTCCCGCCACTTTCGCCGACTCAGCGCGATGAACTCCGACAGCTCCTATACCCACCCTTATTGCACATCGACCGCAGCGCCACTTGGCGCGTGGGACTGACCTGCCAGCACGTCGAGACCTTGGTCGGGCATTCCCCTCGCTACGTTGAGCCAACCGTCCAATGCACCGAATGCGCTGTCATCCGCGGCGTGGTCAAAGCCGTGCGAATCGATGACCAGGCGAAGGCTGGTGACGGCGGCAGCGACATCGAGGGCCTCCAGCCCGACTATCAACGACTCACAGATGAGCAATGGAGCTGGATCAAGCACATCGTCCACACAGAAGAGGGCACTCGCCGCGGGCGGCCACGCACTGACATACGCACGATCGTCGACGCGGCTCTCTACAAGACCCGCACCGGCATCTCGTGGCGCGAGCTCCCAGCTGAGTTCGGGTCATGGCAGACCGCCTTGCGCCGGCACAACCAACTGATCCCGAGCTCCCAGTGGGACGAAATCACTCGCACTCTGGAGGAACGTGACCTGCCCCAGTGA
- a CDS encoding DEAD/DEAH box helicase gives MNATNKPVNIVDVTYAQTKASVNTDALGMREMQQRVFEQRDAQHLLVKAPPASGKSRALMFVALDKLYNQGRKKVIVAVPERSIGASFASTALTKHGFWADWEIKDENNLCDAGSSAGKVDAFVKFLEGPDAVLVCTHATLRFAFEKLAPESFNGTVLAIDEFHHVSADTESSRLGALLRDVMNGSDVHIVAMTGSYFRGDSVPVLSPEDEAKFTPVTFNYYDQLNGYEHLRSLGIGHHFYQGRYTDAIDQVLDLDKKTIVHIPSVNSGESTKDKIEEVGRIIDAIGHVESTDPDTGIISVRREDNGEIVRVADLVDDTDQKKRGDTLHYLSHTASKERDGVDIIIALGMAKEGFDWPFAEHALTVGYRASLTEVIQIIGRVTRDSPGKSHAQFTNLIAEPDASQGEVKVSVNNMLKAITASLLMEQVLAPNFNFKTKKFDDEPAKKGELKIKGFKEPSSDRVKQIVATDLNDLKATILQDDTFARAAAGSVDAETTNKVLIPKIIREKYPDLSEEQVEEVRQQVVVDSVIKTGEVREVGDKRFIKMAEKFVNIDELSINLIDSVNPFQRAFEVLSKSVTPSVLRLIQDTITSTKIEFSEEEALALYPKIKTWVQVNGKRPDLRSDDPAEKRMAAALLFLQKLAAQRKAEKSSSETGELS, from the coding sequence GTGAACGCAACCAACAAGCCCGTCAACATAGTCGATGTCACGTACGCGCAGACGAAGGCCTCGGTGAACACCGATGCCCTGGGCATGCGTGAGATGCAGCAGCGCGTCTTTGAGCAGCGCGATGCCCAGCATCTGCTGGTGAAGGCCCCGCCGGCGTCGGGCAAGTCGCGTGCGCTGATGTTCGTGGCGCTGGATAAGCTCTACAACCAGGGGCGCAAGAAGGTCATCGTCGCCGTGCCGGAGCGCTCGATCGGTGCCTCGTTCGCGTCGACGGCGCTGACGAAGCACGGCTTCTGGGCGGACTGGGAGATCAAGGACGAGAACAACCTGTGCGACGCGGGCTCGTCGGCCGGCAAGGTCGACGCGTTCGTGAAGTTCCTGGAGGGGCCCGACGCGGTGCTCGTGTGCACGCACGCGACGCTGCGCTTCGCCTTCGAGAAGCTGGCCCCGGAGTCGTTCAACGGCACCGTGCTGGCCATCGACGAGTTCCACCACGTCTCAGCCGACACCGAGTCGTCGCGCCTGGGCGCGCTGCTGCGCGACGTGATGAACGGCTCGGACGTGCACATCGTCGCGATGACGGGGTCGTACTTCCGTGGGGATTCGGTGCCGGTGCTGTCGCCGGAGGACGAGGCGAAGTTCACGCCGGTGACGTTCAACTATTACGACCAGCTCAACGGGTACGAGCACCTGCGCTCTCTGGGGATCGGGCACCACTTCTACCAGGGCCGGTACACGGACGCTATCGACCAGGTGCTCGACCTCGACAAGAAGACGATCGTGCACATCCCGAGCGTGAACTCCGGCGAGTCCACGAAGGACAAGATCGAGGAGGTTGGCCGGATCATCGACGCAATCGGCCACGTCGAGTCGACCGACCCCGACACGGGCATCATCAGCGTGCGCCGTGAGGACAACGGCGAGATCGTGCGGGTCGCCGACCTCGTGGACGACACCGATCAGAAGAAGCGCGGGGACACGCTGCACTACCTGTCCCACACGGCGTCGAAGGAGCGCGACGGCGTCGACATCATCATTGCGCTGGGCATGGCGAAGGAGGGCTTCGACTGGCCCTTCGCCGAGCATGCGCTCACCGTCGGCTACCGGGCGTCGCTCACCGAGGTGATCCAGATCATCGGGCGCGTGACGCGCGACAGCCCGGGCAAGTCGCACGCGCAGTTCACGAACCTGATCGCCGAGCCGGATGCCTCGCAGGGCGAGGTGAAGGTGTCGGTGAACAACATGCTCAAGGCGATCACGGCCTCGCTGCTCATGGAGCAGGTGCTCGCACCAAACTTCAACTTCAAGACCAAGAAGTTCGACGACGAGCCGGCGAAGAAGGGCGAGCTCAAGATCAAGGGCTTCAAGGAGCCTTCCAGCGACCGCGTGAAGCAGATCGTGGCGACAGACCTGAACGACTTGAAGGCGACGATCCTGCAGGACGATACCTTCGCTCGGGCCGCCGCGGGCTCCGTCGACGCGGAGACGACCAACAAGGTGCTGATCCCGAAGATCATCCGGGAGAAGTACCCCGACCTGTCCGAGGAGCAGGTCGAGGAGGTGCGCCAGCAGGTGGTCGTCGACTCAGTGATCAAGACCGGCGAGGTCCGCGAGGTTGGCGACAAGCGGTTCATCAAGATGGCCGAGAAGTTCGTGAATATCGACGAGCTGAGCATTAACCTCATCGACTCGGTGAACCCATTCCAGCGGGCGTTCGAGGTGCTGTCGAAGTCGGTCACGCCGTCGGTGCTGCGGCTGATCCAGGACACGATCACGTCGACGAAGATCGAGTTCTCCGAGGAAGAAGCATTGGCGTTGTATCCGAAGATCAAGACCTGGGTACAGGTCAACGGCAAGCGGCCAGATTTGCGCTCGGATGATCCCGCGGAGAAGCGCATGGCTGCTGCGTTGCTCTTCCTGCAGAAGCTCGCAGCGCAGCGCAAGGCGGAGAAGTCCTCGAGTGAGACGGGGGAACTCTCATGA
- a CDS encoding GIY-YIG nuclease family protein, translating into MTPIDFTSNENLVVTLDEILDDELLSAPEKPKQLTSSDRLERAFLEIVEFRRTEGRLPSSQTREIAERKLGARLDGFQANEAKVEAVKHLDEFGLLEAPAAPASIDDLLEGDDLDELLSDDMGILDVSDLPVIKRPESADSIAQRVKAKDFEQFEPLFKAKHAELQDGTFTLKPFTGMNLIREGVFFVLNGVMCFVAEIGEEVDLVIGGKQKRKQRLRLVFENGTESAMYDKSLQTRMYESQGQVLARTGLDARDVLDADVESGHIYVLQSLSTDPLIANIKNLHKIGFSTTSVEQRVKGASTSPTYLMAPVKIVADYRVYNIKASAMENLLHRVFADVRLDLSQIDGHGQDYDPSEWFIVPRDVINQAVAMIMSGEITEYVYDRQLNRLVKRT; encoded by the coding sequence ATGACACCCATCGACTTCACTTCCAATGAGAATCTTGTCGTCACGCTCGACGAGATTCTCGACGACGAGCTTTTGAGCGCGCCGGAGAAGCCGAAGCAGCTCACCTCATCGGACCGCCTCGAGCGAGCGTTCCTGGAGATCGTCGAGTTCCGGAGGACCGAGGGTCGGCTGCCGAGCTCGCAGACGCGCGAGATCGCCGAACGCAAGCTCGGCGCGCGCCTCGACGGTTTCCAAGCCAATGAGGCAAAGGTCGAGGCGGTCAAGCACCTCGACGAGTTCGGACTGTTGGAAGCACCAGCAGCGCCAGCGTCCATCGATGACCTGCTGGAGGGCGATGACCTCGACGAACTGCTGAGCGACGACATGGGCATCCTGGACGTCTCCGATCTGCCTGTGATCAAGCGCCCCGAGTCGGCCGACTCCATCGCTCAACGTGTGAAGGCCAAGGACTTCGAGCAGTTCGAGCCACTGTTCAAGGCGAAGCACGCCGAGCTCCAGGACGGCACCTTCACACTCAAGCCGTTCACCGGCATGAACCTGATCCGCGAGGGCGTTTTCTTCGTGCTTAACGGCGTCATGTGCTTCGTTGCAGAGATCGGCGAGGAAGTGGACCTGGTCATCGGGGGAAAGCAGAAGCGAAAGCAACGCCTTCGCCTCGTGTTCGAGAACGGCACGGAGTCGGCGATGTACGACAAGAGCCTGCAGACACGTATGTACGAGTCTCAAGGACAGGTGCTGGCCCGTACAGGGCTCGACGCGAGAGACGTCCTTGACGCGGACGTCGAGAGCGGGCACATCTACGTCCTGCAGTCGCTCAGCACCGACCCGCTGATCGCAAACATCAAGAACCTGCACAAGATCGGCTTCTCGACCACCAGCGTCGAGCAGCGCGTGAAAGGCGCATCAACCTCTCCGACGTATCTGATGGCCCCGGTCAAGATCGTCGCAGACTACCGGGTGTATAACATCAAGGCATCGGCGATGGAGAACCTGCTGCACAGGGTATTCGCCGACGTGCGCCTCGACCTGTCGCAGATCGACGGACACGGCCAGGACTACGACCCCTCGGAGTGGTTCATCGTGCCGCGAGACGTGATCAATCAGGCGGTGGCGATGATCATGTCTGGCGAGATCACCGAGTACGTCTACGACCGGCAGCTGAATCGCCTAGTGAAACGAACCTAA
- a CDS encoding DNA methyltransferase, whose translation MARLNLKAVEERVAPLAGRESYDREFIFDLLLAYGKPQGNVTRLRNGSLNIAVDSSTEVAQKNVVYFKETTGDPLEVIDGLKSSPAVVRFSTRFVIVTDYFELVAHDIKTSETIGFPIREIDQHFTFFLPWAGMEKAQYVAESHADVKAAERMGKLFDELLHANPGIFDDAQGRHSLNIFFTRLLFCFFAEDTGIFDDNQFTNAIGSHTQSDGSDLAEFLGDLFRALDTADPADKPTHLAEFPYVNGRLFTVKDDQVVPRFTKQARDELIASGTLIWRDINPDIFGSMFQAIVTPGKRSDLGQHYTSVPNILKTIEPLFLDDLKEEINESQDSERRLLRLLDRIAAIKVFDPACGSGNFLVIAYKELRKLEHAILERLAELRGGAHQGQLLGSRINVENFFGIEIDDFAVEVAILSLWIAKHQMNVEFREKFGIDLPLIPLKETGQIKSGNATRVDWNAVCPNDGSSEIYLIGNPPYVGSSMQTAEQKSEFSSVFGRRPFSKNLDYIALWFVRGSDYIKGTRAELAFVTTNSVAQGEHVSLMFPTIFNMGIEIGFAYTSFKWENNAKHNAGVTVAVIGLRNTSDHAKYIFTDGLEIAANNINGYLADAPNIIAGRQMKPISVGLPPMAFGSKPTDGGYLVLEPVERRELLDAYPDAARFVKRYVGAADYINDIERYCLWITDREASEARQIGPIAARLEKLAAWRLESKAQSTVDFADRPYRFKQLAYKPTDSIIVPSVSSERRDYIPIGYLGPDTVISNAAFAIYDAEPWLFALLTSRMHMAWTRAVGGQLETRLRYSNTIVYNNFPVPPLSDKTKEMLTVAALRVLDVREYHCEQTLAELYDPDRMPQDLRDAHAEIDALVDSIYSKKPYETDEQRLSDLFALYERMTAEETAKAPAKKTRRTAK comes from the coding sequence ATGGCGAGACTCAACCTCAAGGCCGTAGAGGAGCGCGTCGCTCCGCTCGCAGGTCGGGAGTCCTACGACCGCGAGTTCATCTTCGACCTGTTGCTCGCCTATGGGAAGCCCCAGGGAAACGTCACCAGGCTTCGCAATGGATCGCTGAACATCGCCGTCGATTCCTCGACCGAGGTCGCGCAGAAGAACGTTGTCTACTTCAAGGAGACGACCGGAGACCCGCTTGAGGTCATCGACGGCCTTAAGTCGAGCCCTGCGGTGGTTCGGTTCAGTACGCGCTTCGTCATCGTCACCGACTACTTTGAGTTGGTCGCGCACGACATCAAGACAAGCGAGACGATCGGCTTCCCGATCCGCGAGATCGACCAGCACTTCACCTTCTTCCTGCCGTGGGCCGGCATGGAGAAGGCGCAGTACGTCGCCGAGTCGCATGCCGATGTCAAGGCCGCTGAGCGGATGGGCAAGCTCTTCGACGAGCTGCTGCACGCGAACCCGGGGATCTTCGATGATGCGCAGGGGCGTCACTCACTGAACATCTTCTTTACGCGACTGTTGTTCTGCTTCTTCGCCGAGGACACGGGGATCTTCGACGACAATCAGTTCACGAACGCGATCGGTTCTCACACTCAGTCCGACGGTTCGGACCTGGCTGAGTTCCTGGGCGACCTCTTCAGGGCGTTGGACACCGCCGACCCCGCAGATAAGCCGACGCACCTCGCCGAGTTCCCCTATGTGAACGGCCGACTGTTCACGGTCAAGGACGACCAGGTCGTGCCACGATTCACGAAGCAGGCGCGGGACGAGCTCATCGCCTCAGGAACGCTCATCTGGCGCGACATCAATCCCGACATCTTCGGCTCTATGTTCCAGGCGATCGTCACGCCCGGCAAGCGCAGCGACCTGGGGCAGCACTACACCTCAGTGCCAAACATCCTCAAGACGATCGAGCCCCTGTTCCTGGACGACCTAAAGGAGGAGATCAACGAGTCGCAGGACAGCGAGCGTCGACTACTCCGCCTGCTGGACCGGATCGCGGCGATCAAGGTGTTCGATCCCGCGTGTGGGTCGGGAAACTTCCTCGTCATCGCCTACAAGGAACTACGCAAGCTCGAGCACGCGATCCTCGAGCGGCTCGCCGAGCTTCGAGGCGGCGCACACCAGGGTCAGCTGCTTGGTTCCAGGATCAATGTTGAGAACTTCTTTGGTATCGAGATCGACGACTTCGCGGTAGAAGTGGCGATTCTCTCGCTGTGGATCGCGAAGCATCAGATGAACGTCGAGTTTCGTGAGAAGTTCGGTATCGACCTGCCGCTGATCCCGCTGAAAGAGACCGGCCAGATCAAGTCGGGTAATGCGACGCGGGTGGACTGGAACGCGGTCTGCCCGAATGATGGCTCGTCTGAGATCTATCTCATTGGGAACCCGCCGTACGTCGGCTCGAGCATGCAGACGGCTGAGCAAAAGAGTGAGTTCTCGTCGGTATTCGGGCGACGCCCGTTCTCGAAGAACCTTGACTACATTGCGCTGTGGTTCGTTAGGGGGTCGGACTACATCAAAGGCACCCGCGCGGAGCTGGCCTTCGTCACGACGAACTCGGTTGCGCAAGGCGAGCATGTGAGCCTCATGTTCCCGACCATCTTCAACATGGGGATCGAGATTGGCTTCGCTTACACGTCCTTCAAGTGGGAGAACAACGCCAAGCACAACGCAGGGGTGACCGTGGCGGTGATCGGTCTTCGCAACACCTCGGACCATGCGAAGTACATTTTCACCGACGGTCTGGAGATAGCGGCGAACAACATCAACGGCTACTTGGCCGATGCACCGAATATCATCGCCGGACGTCAGATGAAGCCGATCTCAGTAGGGCTTCCCCCAATGGCGTTCGGATCCAAGCCCACTGACGGGGGCTACCTGGTCCTTGAGCCCGTTGAACGGCGGGAACTCCTTGATGCGTATCCAGACGCAGCGCGGTTTGTCAAGAGATACGTGGGCGCGGCTGACTACATCAATGACATCGAGCGCTATTGCCTATGGATCACTGACCGCGAGGCAAGCGAAGCTCGCCAAATCGGCCCGATCGCGGCCCGGCTCGAGAAGCTCGCAGCATGGAGGCTCGAGAGCAAAGCGCAGAGCACGGTTGATTTTGCGGACCGTCCGTACCGCTTCAAGCAGCTTGCGTATAAGCCTACGGACTCGATCATCGTGCCGAGCGTTTCATCGGAGCGGCGCGATTACATACCGATCGGCTACCTCGGGCCTGACACCGTCATTTCAAACGCTGCGTTTGCCATCTACGACGCCGAACCCTGGCTATTCGCCTTGCTGACTTCACGCATGCACATGGCTTGGACCCGCGCAGTAGGCGGCCAATTGGAGACTCGGCTCCGCTACTCGAACACGATCGTCTACAACAACTTCCCGGTGCCTCCGCTCTCGGACAAGACGAAGGAGATGCTCACCGTCGCGGCGCTGCGCGTTCTTGACGTGCGCGAGTACCACTGCGAGCAGACGCTGGCCGAGCTCTATGACCCGGACAGGATGCCGCAGGACCTGCGCGATGCGCATGCGGAGATCGACGCTCTGGTCGACTCGATCTACTCGAAGAAGCCGTACGAGACCGATGAGCAGCGACTGTCGGACCTGTTCGCGCTGTACGAGCGCATGACTGCCGAGGAGACCGCGAAGGCCCCGGCGAAGAAGACCCGGAGGACTGCGAAGTGA